The region TGCCCCTCCAATGACTGCCCATCCAGACTCCTAATCACGTGGACAGCGCCCTCCACAATCCAGCCTCTGTCTATCCTGCAACTGCCTCGTCGCTCACAGTGCACCCGTGACTCCCGTGGCTCCAGCCACATCAGCTGCCCTGTTTCTTGAAGAGATCAACTTCATTCTCAAcccggggcctttgcacttgccattGCCTCAGCTCACAAAACCCTTCCCTGGCCCTCGCCTCTCATCTCCAGTCTCACCTCAAATTCCACCTCCTCGGAGAGGCCTTGCCAGACCACCTGGTCGTTGCTTCCACCCTCCgcaccactccccacccctgtcaTTCTCAGCCCGCTGCTTCCCCCAGCACTGCCCTTCCTCTGGGCGgtcttattttcagtttcctgTTTACCGTTTAGCATCTGCTCCTGCACCCAAAACAGCATGTAAGTTTTGTTCACAGCTCTGTCCCCAGAGCTTGTAACTCACTAAGTATaagtcaaatgaatgaatgaatgaatgaatgattatgtCCGTCATTCACATATTTATTACTTTGCTCCTTTTCCTTTCACATCTGCCTCCATTTCTCCACCATCCCCATCCCTCCTCGGGCTGAGTGTCTCTTCAGGGCCTGGCCAGGGGCGCAGTGTGGGTTCTGCTTTGAGGGGAGGAAGAGCAGTGACTCCTaggagagggcagaagaggtCTGGCGTCTCGGCATCCTCTGTGCCCGAGGGagagggggctgggtgggggagaGGTGCTGCTACACCACAGACCTCCCTGAGGAACAAGGCAGGGCAGAGTTGAGGTGGTGGGAGCCAGGCCCTTTGGGCACCCCAACAGAGGCACACGTGGCTGGGACTCTGAAAATACTttcatccctctctcccctcccaccctccaaccTCCAGCCAAGGGTTCCTGGGGGTGGACCCAGTAAGAGGTGAGAGATCAAGGTTGCTGGAGTGAGGCAGACCATGGAGGTCAGGGTCACCCCCATGGGCTACCGTGGGACAGAGAAAGGATCAGAGGGGAGACACACCCCACCCCATCATTTCCATTTGCTCCCTGATCTAATATGAGCCTGTGGCCTTATCTCCGTCTTCTCTAAAGGGCTCTCTGCCAACAGCTCTACCACAGCCCCCAAACCCCTCATCTCAGAGGATGCTGCCCTGAGTTCCCTATATGGAGATTCCAGAACCAAGATGTGTGTCTCAGCTCCcgccttcctttctccctctgatGAGACAGGGACGGGGTGGCCTGGGCACACAGTAACCCAGGGGTGTACCAAGAGGATGTGCCTTACCCAGAAAAAAAGTACCTGGGCCTCAGGGGACTGGCTCTGGAGCAGAGGCTCCAGAGGGGCTCGGGGGGGggggcctcttccagctcctgggagCCACCTGCCCACATGGCCTGGAACAAGGGTCTCCGTCCTCCCTACCTCCCCACGGCTGACAACTCCGGTGCCTGCCCTGGGTTAGCGGCCAGGCTCTGAGCTCTGGAAGATTAGTCAGGACTCAAGGACCAGGGCAGATGTGAGCACAGGGCAAGGGCCACAAAAGGAGTCAGGAGAGGCCAGTCACTGCGCAGGCCCAGCTGGGTCCCCTCAGACCTGATGGGCGGATCTGGGCTCCTTGGTCAGGTCCGTGGGAGGAGCGGCCTCACGGTGGAGCGGGCTGGGAACCAGCAGCCTGCTGAGGAAGCAGAGCCGGTGAACACAGATTTTCAgagcctggggttgggggaagcCCTGGGTCACTTTGCTCCCAAACCCTGTAGTGAGGAAGGACTTGAGACCCTCGTCCTGGCTGGGCAGGATGGCAGGAAGGTTCTGGGACTGGCCACTCCCTGGGAGCGCTGTGCTGATTTCCTGGCTTAGCAAATGGTTGTCAGCTGtgggagtgggtgtgggaggaccTCAGGAGTCTCCAGCCAAAAGGGAGGGCAGGTCAGGGAGAGGCAGGCAGCTCCAACCCAGACCCCACCCAGGGCATGTGGCAGGGGCTGGAAGGACGGCGAAGGTCTGGTGGGGATCTGACAGAGCAGGGAGACCTGTCATCCTCCGGGAGCTCAGGCTGTCTCTGTGAAGCGGGGGTGTGGTGACTCCCCAGAGACTGGCCGATGTGACTGGACGGCTCCTACACCCAGCCCCAGCACGGGTCTGGCCCACAGCAGGGACCAAACACCTGTGCTAGGGGCTGCACGGGTGCGCGGAACAGGACACTGATGATGTGGGCCGCCTGCCCAGGGTCCAGGGAATCAGCCAgtgcctccccctcccagcacagcctcTCCCACTCCGCCCCAGGCCCCTCGGCCCATCTCACCTGACCAGCCCGAGGAGCTGGTTCTTCGTCCTGGAACAGATGCTGAGGGCCAAGCTCCTCAGCATGGCCTGCATCCACCACAAGTCAGCCGGCACTTCGGGCAGCCACGCCACCAACCTGGACAGAGAGGCAGCAACAGCTTCGCCCGGCTAAGCCCAAGCGTGCAGCCCCACTGAGCCCACCCTCCCCATGGGTCCAGAGCCAGGCCGAGGTCCCTGCGCTGAGGCACCAGGACtaaaggaagggggtggggagtaggAAGCACCAGTGGTGCTGGCTCCATCGCACAGCGAGTCGGACACACGGACACCTCCAGAGGCATTGGGGGCGCAGGGAATGATCCCTGATGGACTGTGAACTTGATGGAGGCGGCCAGGCCCTTAGGGTCATTGGCCCCACAGGGCACAAGTGGAAAGCCTAGGGGTGGAAAGGGCGGGGCTTTGGGTTCAGGCTGGCTTGGTGCgcagcccagctcccagctgtTCATCAGCTTTGTGACCTGGGCATGTCagggcccctctctgggcctcattttcctcaccaGCCAAATGAGGACCATCACCTCACCAGCAGTTCCTAACCTCCTCCCTaactctgtcccttcctctctctcctccccagaccAGCCTGTCCTCCCCACTCCACACCCCTTCACCCACTCTCCTCTCAACAGCTAGCAACTTCCTAAAACTGACATTTGATCCTAGTCCTCTCTTGCTCAAAGCCCTCTTGTGGCTCCCCACGTGGGCCCCGCAGGACCAGCAGAGGCACGCATCACCCAATTACGGCCGAGGGAGTGCCTGGCCAGGCACCTTCTCAGATTCACTGGACACTGCAGGCTCCCCTCCCCACAATGTATTGCCCTTAGAAGGGCCTCCAAACCAGGGCCTCAAATTGGGCAAACAGTCCACAGGGTACAGTGTGACAAGCAAAACATAAACTGGACTGTCACCTCCCTTGTTCTGGACCTTCTGCCTCTATTATTGCAACCTACATATTGAGTATGTAAGTTATAGAAAACAGCAGATACAAATTTCCCTGTGGTCTGGGCAGGCCTCCTCATCAATGGTcataagtggatttttttttttttgtaattgaaaaggCTGGTGTTTGCATAAAAGCTCAGCATAAGGACAATCCATGTCAGCAGAAAGTTCTCTCTGAGCTTTGGGTCACCAGCAATCTAGACAGCAGGGCTGACCTAGTCACTAACTCAGCATGGAGCAGGACAGAGACTTGTAGACTGTCACAGGCCTTCTTCTAGGGaatagagaattttgaaaaatacagatctCCCCATGACACTTGCCTGCCAAAACCTTCACTGCCTTCCTGCAACTGTCAGAACAAAGACCACACTCCTCACTTAACCACAGATCTCCTTGTGTCTAGCCCCTGCCAGCCTCCTCAGCCCCACCAGATACAGACAGCACTCCACATTTTGGTTCCAGCCACACTAACCTCCATTTCAGCTCCTCAAATGAGCCTTCCTCCCTTCTGCCTtttgccccaggacctttgcacatgctgttccaaCCATCTGAAATACTTTTCCATTCCTTCTTGGCCTAGTGGACTCTTACCCATCCTTCAGATTATAGCTCAAAAGTTGTCTCCTCTAAGCAGCCTTCCCTGACCAAAGAATCCCTCTTGTGAGCTGCCCTAGTTCACTGTCAATATAAACCTCTCCTAGGAATCCACAGCCAGTGTAGCCCTCTTTAGGTATCCCTAGGCACCgctggattatccaggtgaatGTGTGGTGATGTGAGCTCCACGAGGCCAGGGACCAGGTCTGAGTCAGtgctgcctcccagcccccagctatGGCGTGGCCATTAGTAGGCCCTCAATAACtattggtgaatgaatgaacaaatgatgcAGTCATCAGCAGAGTCAGACTGCTTAGTGGGGGCCTAACCACAGCCAGTTTGCCCTGGAAAGGCCTCACTTTATAGAAAAGGAatcagagacccagagaggtcaagAGAGGCCCGGGGCTCACAGACCAGCCCCTAGAGGTATCCTCTCGCAGCACATTTTCTCTGAGGCTCTGACAGGTGGAGCAATGGCCAAAGGTCCTAGAGACGGAAGGGGCCAGGCGCTGAGCAGGAGGCCCACTTCCGATGGGTGGATCCGAGGGATGGATCCCAGCAGCTGCTCCGCCTCCCCCTCAGACCCACCACCAAGTCTCCTCGAGGTCATGCCGCCAACATCAGGCAGCGCGAGGAGGCCAGCCAGGCTCTGCCCGCCCCCGTCCCCCGCCAGCATGTCAGCTGCCCTTCCTGCCACGGGCACAGGTCTCTGCCACAACCCTGGCCACAAGCCAGCCCTTCCCAGGACCCCCTGCCGGGCCTCACCTTCTGCTCCGGAAGTAGACATACTCAAAGGGCAGCGTGCAAGGCAGCAGCAGGTAGGTGAGCACCCGCCCGGGCCCTGACTGGCAGAGGGAGGCCCAGGGGCTGGGGTCCCTCATACACGCCTCCTTCAGTGCTGCAAGAGAAGCCATGGCATGGCCACCCAGCCCTCCAGCCACCCCCCTCACCGTCACCCTCAGGGAGGACAGCCCGAGCCCCTCTCTGCCTTCCACAGTCCACAGAGGacacccccctccaccccaccctgtcTACAGCGGGAGCAGCAGCATTGAtggaacccccacccccagccggcAAGGGGCCAGGCTCTCAGCTCATGCTCCCTCATTATTGTCCCTTAAACGGCAGAGTGTGTCCCTTTCACAGATGAgcagactgaggttcagagtggaGAAGTGACTTCCCAAAGACCATGGGCCagaagtggcagggccaggatggACTGTCAGGCTCCTCaacctcctcccacctctcccgCCCCCCTGGAAAGCCTGTTGTGGCCCCTAGGGTGGGACCAGTGGCCACACCATACCTCCCTTGATAACAGCGCCTCAGTATTATTACTAACTGCAGCAGCAGTAGCTGTGACCACAACGACCATTTCCCAAGCCCCCAGCCCCTTCACTGACCAGAGCGCAAGGGCCCGGCATCCTGGCCGGAGCAGAGCCAGAGCCTGAATCCCAGCCTCCAGACCATGGCTCAGCCACGCATACCCCACCAACCTCGACTCCGGGTCCCCAGGCAACACTGTGCCAAGACCCAGCTCCCCGCTACCTGTTCTGTGGCCTGGAAcgagtcccttcccacccctaggttacctcctctgaaaaatggggatgcTGACAGGGCAGACCtccctggggcaggtggggaTTAAGGGATGTCTGTAAGGGCGGGGCGGGAAGCAACTTCCTTCCCGCGGGGAGGGCATGCTGGCTGGGCCGTTGCCCTAGTGCCCCATCAGAGAGGTTCTTTGGCGCCCCCGTGTGGCTGCAGGGACACCGTCAGGGCTCCAGAGCCCCAAGCTTGTACTGCAGGGGCTCAGCACAGATCCAGGTCCATCTCTGTACGCCCTGTGTGGTCTCCTGTGCAGCTAGTGGTGCCCTCCTTATCCCTGCATCCATCCTATCACCCCCGCTCTGGCCTCGACCACCATCATCTCTCCTCCTGGCCTCCCACGTCTTCAGCCCATCCCCTCCCGGGTAGGTGCAATAAACTCTGGACCTAGAGTTCAGAGCAGTAGTGAACTCTGAAAAGGAGGGGTCATTCCCCCCACCACAGGTGCTTCCCATCTCTTTCCTCCTGCAGCTTTCCAGGCCAACTGCCCCACCCTCCCAGGCTCGCCAAGCCCAATCTCTGctaccccacccctccctcaACCACTATGCTGCAGCTACAGGGGCCTCCAAACTGCCCCATCAAACCCAGGACATTCACATGTGCCGTGTCCTGGGCCCAGATGCTCGCCTTTCTCTCTTTTGCCTGGCCAGCTCTACCTGTCAGGTCTCACTTAATGCTACTCAAATCCCACTCCCACCACCGAAACATGTACCTATGTGTCCCTGGGGTGGCAATTATGACATTCAGGTCACTGAGCAGAAGAGCAGACTAAACAGGTCACAGCAGAAGTTCTGGTTCTGCTagttgttagctgtgtgaccttgggcaagtcacttaagctctctgtgctgtggtttcctcatctgtacaatggggacaATTCAGTACCATCCTCAGAGTATTGTCAGGGGGATGAAATGAGTCCCCCTCCATCTGGAGAGTCCAGAACCCTCCATGTGGGCCTCTCCTGTGTCCCTCAGTACCCCCTACCCTTTCCTGGGCAGTGGGAAAAGACCTGGCTTCCCCAGGCACAGACTTGGCTTTCAATCCACGAGTTGCAGGCTTTGAGACCCTGGGGAGCCCCTacccctctctgagcttcagtttccccagcaGGGAAATGGGGTCAGAAAAACACTCAGGCCCGCGGTGGTGGTCAACAGTGAAGGGGGCAACACATTCGAAGCCCCAGCCCCATTCCTGGCGCTCAGTTAATTGTCAGTAAATGAGTCCTGTCCTCTTCCAGGCCACCATCACTTTCAGGGCAGGGTCCCTGGCCCCAGGCCTCTGCGTGCAGGGTACCTGGTCGGCAAGCAAgcgcaggagggaaggggcagtaCCAGCCTCCAGCTCTGGGGAGAGCTGCTCAAAGTTGGGCACATCTTTGACAAGCACGTTGGGCACTGCGCAGTTGAAAGACAGCTCTCCGTCGTGGCCAGCATCCTGGTTCCCGTCAGCTGGGGCCGGGGGCTCCTTAGACACCAAAGTCCACAGCACTGGCTCCTTAGTGAGTCCTGGGTCAGTGGGCGGAGGGGCACAGCAGGTCAGCCCATCTAGAGCGTCCCGGTCGCAGTGATTCCCCAGAGCTCCCGCTGCCTATACCATCTGCCCCTCGGTGCTCAGTCCCAGCCCTGGGGCCCTGTTAGCCCCAGGAGGGATGGACCCCTGGCTCATCCTGAAagaccccttcctgccctccccgtgccctgctctgctccctgctccctgtgcACTTTCTAGTGGTCAACACAACCCAGAGCCTGAAGACCCAGTCCAAGGTTCAAATCCTAGGGTCACCAGCGGCTAGCAATGTGAGCTAACCTCTCCACACAGCGGTTCCCCTCCCTGTGAAAGGGGGAAATTAAGACCTGCTTTATTTGGTCATCCTGAGAATGAGATGAGATAAATACATAAGGCTTAAGCCCAGGGCTGGACACACACTCTGGGCTCAGCACGTGCTTCCCATTGCTGTATGTTTGGGGCCCTAGTGCAGGGGTCAAGGGCATGGGTTCTGGAGCCAGATggcttgggttcaaatctcagctctaccaCTTTGAAGAGCGTTACCCTGCGGGATGACATCCCAGCTAAGAAGAGCTCTCTGGCCCGCCCCTGCTCCTTGGAAACACGCTcgcacacagacacaaacacacaggcTCCTGTGGTTCTGCTGAGGTCTGCGCCCTTGAGGTGCTAGCTTCTGTTCCTTTCCGCTTGCTCAAACCCCGCTTATCTGTCCcggcctccaggaagccctccttcaccACCCAAGCCACCAGGCTGGGTCAGGTGCCCCTGCTGGGCTCCCACAGCCCTGGGCATCCCTCCGTCTCCCTGGGGAGATGTCTTTCCCTGGGTCTGTCCCCGCCTCTCCCGAGCCAGGTGGTGGGCAGCTTGAGAGTAGGACGTGTGTGATTCCTCTCGGGGTCCCCAGCAGCCAGCTCAGGCCGAGCATAGAGCAGATGCCGAGGAGGAGAATCATGAGCTGAAGTCCCTAAAAACTCAAACAGCTGCAAGCAGGATCCACCTGGCACTCACGTGGAGGGTGATCCCTAGCTACTGGGGGTCTGCCACCTACCATGTTTCTCCAGGAACCTCAGGGCATCCAGGTAGCCTTGTCTGCAGTTGTCGGCCACTACCTGCCAACACACAggtcgggggggggggctggggaaGGCCTGGACCTGACCCTGGAGCTGATGGTCACAGACCAGAGACTCATCGTCAACTGGAAGTGATCCCACTCTTGGGATCCCAGGCTATGCTTCCCAAGAGACTCCTCAGCAGGGCTCAAGGACCCTGGGAGGTCTCTGCTCAGTTTTGGCCAGAGAGGGCCACCGGGCTGCAGGTGGAACAAATCTGCTCCAACTGCCTCCCTCCCCGCAGCCTCATTCCTTCCCTCCGCTGAGACTCCCTGGCTGGGGGCTCTTGCTCCAGAACCCCCCTCTCTGGcctcaattctctcctctggaaaaATGGGGTAACAGGCCTGGCTGGGGATGCCTGGGATCTTACCTGCTTCCCTACAGATCAATAATGGGGGTTCCCTTTGCCCTTTGATGTTCATTTCCAGGACCAGCCTGGGATGGCAGAGGAACACAGAGACCCACACCTGCCTGTCTCAGTCAGGGCCCCACTAGTGGGGAAAAGGCACCTGCAGGTCAGGACAGCACTCtgacttcctttgctgtgtgacctcgggatggccacccaccttcctgagAACCTCGgcttccttgtctataaaatgaggctGAAATTTTCTGTTTACCCCGTGGGTATAGGGAGGATCAGCTTAAATGAACAGGGCCTTGTTTCATAAGTTACAAAATGCTATGCAATCAGAAGAGGTGTGAAGGAATTGGGGAGGGCCAGGGAGTGGCTGAGGTGGAGGAGTGCGGGATGACGATAAACTGTGGTCCAATCACCCATTTCCCAGAGACAACAAGGAGCAAAGAGCAGGGAGCGCGGGTTGCTTGTCCATCTCTTCCTGTGCGTGCACCTTGACGCCACTCAGAGGGTCAACTGGGCCACGGTCTAGGGCAGCAATTAAGAGCATGGGTCTGGGCTGGCTGAGGATCTGAAGCCTGCTTTGCTGCTTCCAGGCTGGGTGACTTTGAAAaagctgcttaacctctctgagacttggTGTCCCCCCCTGAGAAACGAAGATGATAACGGTACCTTGTCACAGAGTCTGACCCAGAGGGCCACCAGCCTGACTCATGGGGCACTTGATCGTGGCCAAGCCTCTAACACCTTCAAGGCCAGGCACGGGGACAAGACTCACCTCGGGGCTCAAGGGTATGAGGGAGGAGAGGCCCAGGTAGAAGTTCTGGGTGCAGATCTGGAAGCTGACATTGAAGATGTTCAGCTCATGCATGCTGGCCGAGGTGCTCTGGGGACAGATGTCCACTGTCCCGTGGAAGGGTGACACGGTGATGACAGATGGGGAGTCCGCAAAAGGCAAGTTATTGCTGAACCCACCGTCGATGTAGCGCTGCAAATCAGGCAGCCGTGATGCCCTTAGGGTGTCCTCCACACCCACGCTGCCAGGAAGCCACCCCCGAAGACGGGCTGCAGCCGATCACCTCTAGCTGCCCCCGAGCCAGTAGGTCCACCCCAACCCAGGGTGCTCTGAGCACTCCCCGGAATAGgggagggcctggcacacagtaagggcACAAGGAGCACTGTTTCCTCCAGCCACGTACCTCTCAACGGTAGGTACCCGGGCAGCCCAGAGCACAAGGCAGCGGCCCGGTCACTAAGCGCCCGACGCGTACTTACCTCCCCTCTGAACATAGGGGGAATGGTCCCACAGTAGAAAGGGACGTACAAGGAGCAGATCACAGCCTGGGAGGACAGGTCAGTGGAAACACAATTATTCACACTCCTCGTGTTCAGAACCTGCTCTGGGCTCGGCGTTCAATCCCAGAGCAGCCCGCAAGGCGGGTTGTCATGAGTGCTGTCTCTGGACAGCCGCTGGGATTTTTTCTCCAAAGGACAGACAGGCACCAAGTACCATTTCCCCTTCATCCACCTGCCAGGAATTCTCCACCGAGAATCTAGGTATGTCTCCCACAGTGTGTTCCCTCCAACCATTCCAACCAGGTACACCTCAAACAGGAAACCCTGATTCTTTCCCTTTTTGGAAAATACTGTCTACTCTTCCCAGTAGAGGCTCTGACAAGTCCTGCAGTGGAGAAGATGCTGGAGAATTCTCTTTTGTGGGGAGAGTCGTCGAACTGTGctttgcaggatgtttagcagcatccctggcctcaacCCATGAGGTGCCAGTATcttgtgcacatgcacacacacacacagagttgtgacagccaaaaatgtctccaatGTTGTTAAATGTccccagggagaaaaaaaaatcatccctgGTTCAGAACCACTGACTTAGAGCTTACCAGACCCATCGAACGTGGAGCCTTGTCTCAAGGGGCACTTGGAGACATCCCTCTAACCCTTCCTGGGAGATGTAGAAGCCATCTCAGCTCTGACCAGATGGAGGTGCAGAGCCCCGAGCCCATAGGCTGATCATCCTAGTGGCAGCGGCTAATGGTTACTGAGCACCTAGGTGCCAGGCCAGGTACTATGTGCAGTACAGGCCCGGATGCTGGGATGCACTTTGGGGTCCCCAGTTGGCTTCCTCAGGAGCCCACCGCAAGGGACTGGCCCATTCCCTGCACACACTGAGAATACCAGTCAGCCCACACTCAGAGACAGTCCTTGAGCCAGGGGAAGCACAGCCCTCCTGGCCTTACAGGGTCAGGACCTGTCGCTCGACCTGTCTGAGCTCTCCAGGGGACCCATTCCCTACATGGCCCTCCTGAGCATCCCCATGGTCTGCCCCTGGCCTCTCCCTGACCACGTGGCTCTCTGTCATATCCCCGTTTGATTCCAATGCTGGGTTGTTTCTTACTTTGTTACTAGAAGATGTGGTCAGTTTCTGCGCCCAAACATGTTTGAATAGAAGTCGCAAGATGACAGAGATTTTCATCTGCGTCATTCCTGTTGAGTCACTTGGAATGTGCTTGCAATGGTGACTGGCACataatagatactcaataaatgtttgcccACTGTGTCAAAACGCGCCTGGAGACCtggatggggtggggctgggcaggcaCCCCTCTGGGAAAAGCAGCCCTTTCGGGGACCCTGTATAAACAAGCCTGGCTTTGAGGTCTCCCCAGCCATACCCTTCCTTCTGTGTGTAGCCCAGGGGCCTCCCCACAGCAGGCTAGGGAGTCCTACTCCCCTTCCCACTCTTCTGTGCATCTCAACGTCCTCATTTGTGAACAAACTGAGCTTCCATCCCCGCCCCTCAAGAGCCCCAGAGAAGTGTCTGCCTCTGAAAAGCTCCTGTAAGTCACTCTGGTAGGAGATGGAGGCCACCCACCTGCCGCCAGGCCCtgagtccctccacttgctcaccTGGATGACCTCATCTCGGGTGGCGAAGTCAGTGACGATGCAGTTCTGGCCATCGGGCCAGTGGGTTATCGAGATGCCCAGCCGCTGGGACGCCAGGATGTGGATGTCCGCGGGCAGATTGTCTTGCAGCTCCTGCCGGATGTACTCAATGGGCGCGAAGGCGGGGTGGAAGACGCCCAGGCTCAGCTGCTCCACGTGCTTGATCATGCCCAGAAGGCTGGAGCAGAAGTCTGCAGTGCGTGGAGGGGAGAGGGCCCTCAGCCACATAGGACACCTGCCCATACCATACCCTTCCCAAACGCTTAACCTCCCTCCTGGGGCGATGGGAGTGGAGGGTCTTCCCCTCTCCAGCTCAGAATTTCTGTGCCCAGCCCTGTGTTCAAATGCTCTGTCCACCTCTTGACCTTGGGAACACTGTTCCCAGCTCTGAGCCTCGGGTCCGTCCTCTGCGAAACGGGGGTGACTCAGTCCCGAGATTAAACGGGAGCGTGCCGGCTGGAGCGGCCGCAGGGCACCACGCCGGGCACGAGGCTCTGAGGCACCCCTCTCCGTGCCCACCCTCTCGGGTCAGAATCAGCCACGACTCGCGCCGTTGAGCCGACACCGCCCCGCGCCCCAGGTCCACGCGGCTCCCGGACGCACAGGCCGACTTGCCGCCGACGACGCTGAGGGCGCCGAGCGCCCCGGACGAGGAGCCGTAGAAGCGGCCGGCGCCCTGCAGGAGGCGCGGGGCGCGCTGGCGCAGGCACTGGGTCACTCCCACGTAGTAGAGCCCCTGGAAGCCGGCGCCCGAGAAGGACAGGCTCCAGCTGCCCTCCTTCTCAAAGCTGCGCATGGCGGCGGGGCTCGGCAGGGATGGGGTCGGAAGAGGGCCGGGAGGGGTTTCGGCGGCGGGTGGGGCGGGAACCGGGTGCGGGTGCCACACGGGGAAGCCCCAGAGTACGGAGCTCGGGCTGCGGCGGGAGATGAAGCTCGGGTGCGCGCCCGGGCCCCGCCCCGCGGGCCGTCGGCGCTGCGTCAGCCGCGCACCAGCCAATGAGGTCCTGGAGCCCCGACCCCCATCCCCAGGGGTGCATCAGGTGTGCCCTGAGGCACAGGCTCGCTGCGGGCGCCTCGCCGCCCTCTGCGGGGAGCAGCGCTTCTCGGAGAATTCTGGAAGACGGAACATCTTCTTAtgccagaaagcaaggaagtgcTCAAGAAACAATGGGACAGAGACTTGTCCACATCCTAGTAACACTTAGAACCTGCTAATATGTTTTCTTACGTGtcaaaagggtctttgcagatgtgattcagTTAAAGACCTTAAAGCAGGACTATTATTCTGGATTACCTGCGTGGGTCTGATGTAGTCACAGGGCTCCTTAGACGATGGAAGAGGGTGACAGAAGAGTCAGAGGGAGATATAAAGATACTGTGGTgctgatggaggaaggggccatgagccgcAGAATGGGCAGCCCCTAAAAGGCAAGGAGGTGGATTTTCCTCTagagccctcagaaggaacaGAGCCTGGCTAACGCTTTGATTTTAACCCAGTGAAACCgattttggatttctgacctcccacactgtaaaataataaatttgtgtctTTCCTGGGCGGTGAAGTCTGTGGTAACTTGTCccagcggcagtaggaaactgataCACACTGCCTCTGAAGCACTTTTGacaaaaatgcataacctgaaCGTAATCTTGAGGAAACATAACTTAAATGCAAATTAAGGACCATCCTACTCAATAACTTGCctgtagtctttaaaaaaaaagttaagattatgaaagacaaagaaaagcagattAATGATGCATGGCAACTGAGCAAT is a window of Camelus bactrianus isolate YW-2024 breed Bactrian camel chromosome 12, ASM4877302v1, whole genome shotgun sequence DNA encoding:
- the PNPLA5 gene encoding patatin-like phospholipase domain-containing protein 5 isoform X1, which encodes MRSFEKEGSWSLSFSGAGFQGLYYVGVTQCLRQRAPRLLQGAGRFYGSSSGALGALSVVGGKSAYFCSSLLGMIKHVEQLSLGVFHPAFAPIEYIRQELQDNLPADIHILASQRLGISITHWPDGQNCIVTDFATRDEVIQAVICSLYVPFYCGTIPPMFRGERYIDGGFSNNLPFADSPSVITVSPFHGTVDICPQSTSASMHELNIFNVSFQICTQNFYLGLSSLIPLSPEVVADNCRQGYLDALRFLEKHGLTKEPVLWTLVSKEPPAPADGNQDAGHDGELSFNCAVPNVLVKDVPNFEQLSPELEAALKEACMRDPSPWASLCQSGPGRVLTYLLLPCTLPFEYVYFRSRRLVAWLPEVPADLWWMQAMLRSLALSICSRTKNQLLGLVSRLLVPSPLHREAAPPTDLTKEPRSAHQV
- the PNPLA5 gene encoding patatin-like phospholipase domain-containing protein 5 isoform X3; the protein is MRSFEKEGSWSLSFSGAGFQGLYYVGVTQCLRQRAPRLLQGAGRFYGSSSGALGALSVVGGKSAYFCSSLLGMIKHVEQLSLGVFHPAFAPIEYIRQELQDNLPADIHILASQRLGISITHWPDGQNCIVTDFATRDEVIQRYIDGGFSNNLPFADSPSVITVSPFHGTVDICPQSTSASMHELNIFNVSFQICTQNFYLGLSSLIPLSPEVVADNCRQGYLDALRFLEKHGLTKEPVLWTLVSKEPPAPADGNQDAGHDGELSFNCAVPNVLVKDVPNFEQLSPELEAALKEACMRDPSPWASLCQSGPGRVLTYLLLPCTLPFEYVYFRSRRLVAWLPEVPADLWWMQAMLRSLALSICSRTKNQLLGLVSRLLVPSPLHREAAPPTDLTKEPRSAHQV
- the PNPLA5 gene encoding patatin-like phospholipase domain-containing protein 5 isoform X2; amino-acid sequence: MRSFEKEGSWSLSFSGAGFQGLYYVGVTQCLRQRAPRLLQGAGRFYGSSSGALGALSVVGGKSAYFCSSLLGMIKHVEQLSLGVFHPAFAPIEYIRQELQDNLPADIHILASQRLGISITHWPDGQNCIVTDFATRDEVIQAVICSLYVPFYCGTIPPMFRGERYIDGGFSNNLPFADSPSVITVSPFHGTVDICPQSTSASMHELNIFNVSFQICTQNFYLGLSSLIPLSPEVVADNCRQGYLDALRFLEKHGLTKEPVLWTLVSKEPPAPADGNQDAGHDGELSFNCAVPNVLVKDVPNFEQLSPELEAALKEACMRDPSPWASLCQSGPGRVLTYLLLPCTLPFEYVYFRSRRLVAWLPEVPADLWWMQAMLRSLALSICSRTKNQLLGLVRLLVPSPLHREAAPPTDLTKEPRSAHQV